DNA from Thermodesulfovibrionales bacterium:
CCTCTCGTCGCTGAAGGGCCTCTGTAAGTTCCTTCTCATCGAGAAGATCATCGACGAAGACCCTTCAGAGAATCTCCAGTCGCCGAAGAAGTGGGAGAGGCTGCCGAAGGCGTTGAGCCTCGACGAGATAAAGGACGTGCTCACCGCCTCGCTGAAGTCGGGCGGCGGGGAAAAGGAATCGGTCCGGGCGGCATTGGCGGCCAGGAACTCCGCGATGCTCGAACTCCTCTATGCCTCCGGCCTCCGGGTGAGCGAGTT
Protein-coding regions in this window:
- a CDS encoding site-specific integrase, translated to MPLLKDFLSYLSVEKGLAKNTVDSYGRDLTSFSGFLSSRGLELDGFSRADIIDFLDELRAKPYSAASICRFLSSLKGLCKFLLIEKIIDEDPSENLQSPKKWERLPKALSLDEIKDVLTASLKSGGGEKESVRAALAARNSAMLELLYASGLRVSE